A single genomic interval of Syntrophobotulus glycolicus DSM 8271 harbors:
- the mqnC gene encoding cyclic dehypoxanthinyl futalosine synthase: MAVTEILNAHKNGLRLSTGDAIALYLDGDILEVARLAADDAARRHGDTVTFVIDRNINYTNICKVGCKFCAFYCDHENEKAYVLTPEEIFSKVEEALALGATQIMLQGGLNDRIKFDYYLDIVRGIKERFKITVHSFSPPEIAHMAELTGLGLREVLTRLQEAGLDSLPGGGAEILADRVRQEISPKKITSAKWLEVMETAHGLGMKSTATMMMGNIETLAERFAHLEKIRALQDQTGGFRAFIPWTYQPYNTELGGKKMSSYHYLKFLAVCRLYLDNFDHVQGSWVTQGPDIGQLTLTFGGRDLGSIMLEENVVRAAGAEFRMQLQGMVDLIKNAGFKPAQRDTEYRIIKRY; the protein is encoded by the coding sequence TTGGCTGTCACAGAAATCCTGAATGCTCATAAAAATGGCCTCCGCCTCTCAACCGGGGATGCCATAGCCCTCTATCTTGACGGAGATATTTTGGAGGTTGCCCGGCTGGCGGCGGATGACGCCGCCCGCCGGCACGGAGACACCGTTACCTTTGTCATTGACCGCAATATCAACTATACAAATATCTGCAAGGTCGGCTGCAAATTCTGCGCCTTTTATTGTGACCACGAAAATGAAAAAGCTTATGTCCTTACTCCTGAAGAAATCTTCAGCAAGGTCGAGGAGGCTTTAGCCTTAGGCGCTACTCAGATTATGCTGCAGGGCGGCCTGAACGACCGGATCAAATTTGATTATTACCTGGATATCGTAAGAGGGATTAAAGAACGCTTCAAGATTACCGTCCATTCCTTCTCGCCCCCTGAAATCGCCCATATGGCTGAATTGACCGGTCTGGGCCTGCGGGAGGTTTTAACCAGGCTCCAGGAAGCGGGACTGGATTCCCTTCCGGGCGGAGGGGCCGAGATCTTAGCCGACAGAGTCAGGCAGGAAATCAGTCCAAAAAAAATAACCTCGGCCAAATGGCTCGAGGTCATGGAAACTGCCCATGGATTAGGAATGAAATCTACCGCGACCATGATGATGGGCAATATTGAGACATTGGCGGAACGTTTTGCCCACCTGGAAAAGATCAGGGCTTTACAGGACCAGACAGGGGGCTTCCGGGCCTTTATCCCCTGGACCTACCAGCCTTACAATACCGAGCTTGGCGGTAAGAAAATGTCCAGCTATCACTACCTGAAATTCCTGGCTGTTTGCCGGCTTTACCTGGATAATTTTGATCATGTCCAGGGCTCATGGGTGACACAAGGGCCTGATATCGGGCAGCTTACTTTGACTTTTGGGGGCCGCGACCTGGGCAGCATCATGCTCGAAGAAAATGTCGTCAGGGCTGCCGGGGCCGAATTCCGGATGCAGCTGCAAGGCATGGTCGACCTGATTAAAAACGCCGGGTTCAAGCCGGCGCAAAGAGATACGGAGTACAGGATCATTAAACGGTATTGA